GGCGAACTGGATCAACTGCTGCGGCGGGTTATTGCGGACAACTTCACGATGGACGAAGTGCGCTCCACGTGTGCCGGTGATAGCGGCCGTAACTTGCAGACCTATGATGAGCTTACAATGGGAGATTACGAATACATGCTCCGGAATGGAACTCATTGGTCCACCCTTGGTTGGCCGTTGGACCGGGCGACCTTTATTGCGCGGCTGTCGGAACTTCGTGAAATCAGGAATGACTTGGTGCATTTCAATCCAGATCCTCTTCCGGAACACACCGTAACTCAGATTCGATACATGATTCAGGTGCTCAAGAAGTATGCGTCAGCGTAGCCAATAGCAGCTTGTGGAGCGGCCGAGCCAGACTCTCTGTGCCCGGTTCGCGCACCTGTTCAACCGAGGGCCGAGAATGAGCCGCCGCTCGCTTCGACACGGTGCGATCCGCGCCGTCAGGGACTTTGGTCGCCAGCGCCGCTCAACGCCAACGTCCACAAACTCAACCTCCGCTGAACCCCTGCCCTCGTACGGTCATTCCACACCCAGCCCCTCGGGGGAAGGGCTGGGCTCCGATCCGTACTCGGCGGATCGCACACACGGGGGAACACCAGGATGCTTCGCGCTGCGCGCACGGCTGCGCTCATGCTCGCCACCACGTCGGCGCTAGTCGTTGGCACCTTCGCAGCCACCACCGCACCAGCCGCCGCGGCAAACCCGTACGTCGTCACCTCCACCGCCGACCACGCTGACGCCACCGCCGGCGACGGCCAGTGCCGTACGAGCCAGGCGAGCGGCGCTGTCTGCACCCTCCGCGCCGCCATCCAAGAAGCCAACGCCAGCGCGGGCGCGGACACGATCCGCTTCGCCATCGGCTCCGGCCCGGTCACGATCTCGCCGACCTCCGAGCTCCCGCAGATCATCGACCCGGTGACGATCGACGGGTTCAGCCAGCCCGGCGCGGGCACCACGCCGATCGTCCACCTCGCCGGTGACACCGTCGGCACGAACGGTGACGGCTTGCGCCTCGCCGCCGGCACGAGCTCGGTCTCCGGGCTCGTCCTCACCCACTTCGACGTCGCGATCTTCGTCTCCGGTCCTGGTGGCAACCTCGTCACCGGCAACTACGTCGGGATCGCCCCCGACGGCACAACCGCGCGCGGCAACACGTTCGGGATCGTCATCGACAAGTCCCCCGACAATGTCATCGGCACCTCCGCCAGCGCCAACGTGATCTCCGGCAACGCAAAGTCCGGCATCACGGTCAACGGCGCCGCCGCGCAGGGCAACGACATCGCCGGCAACCGCATCGGCACCAACGCCACAGGGACCGCGGCCGTCGCCAACCTTCTCGGCATCAGCCTCCTCAGCGGCGCCCTCGACACCCGCATCGGCGGCACCACCGACGCCGACGGCAACCTCGTGTCGGGCAATGTCTCCCACGGCATCGAGGTCGCGGGTGCCGCCAAGGGGACGGTGATCTCGCGCAACCGCGTCGGCACCAACGCCGCGGGCACCGCCAAGCTGCCGAACCGAAGCCAGGGCATCGCCGCCATCACCGCCGCCAAGGTGACGATCCAGTCCAACCTGATCTCCGGCAACGGCGAGACCGGGGTCTGGGCCTCCGGCCTCGCGGGCTCCGACCCCCATCTGATCGCCGACAACCTCGTCGGTACGAACGCGGCCGGCACCGCAGCCCTCGACAACGTCTCCGACGGGATCCGCCTCTCGGCGACCGGCGACCCCAGCGTCCCCACCGCGTACGCGAAGGTCACCGGAAACACGATCTCCGGCAACGGGCGTGACGGCATCCGTACGGCCGACAGCGGCTACAACGACATCAGCGACAACACCATCGGCCTCGCCAAGGGGGCAACGACGACGCGGGTGCCCAACAAGGGCGTCGGCGTCCTTCTCGTCCGCGACCGCCGCTCGTCGGTGCGTACGAACGTCGTCTCCGGGAACGACGGCGGCGGCATCTTCGCCGTCGGGGGCCACACGGGCAACCCGCTCGAGATCCTCAACAACAGGGTCGGCACCGACGGGACCGGCGGATCGACCGCACCGAACAAGAACGCCGGCATCAAGCTCACCGCCGAAGCCGCGGCGCCGACCGCAGGCGCGTACGGCGACGTCCGCAGCAACCTCGTCTCCGGCAACGACGGCGACGGCATCGTGGTCGCGCACGGCATGTCGGCCAGCACGATCACCGACAACACCGTCGGCGCCAACCTCGCGAAGACCGGCACCCTGCGCAACCAGGGCGTCGGCATCTGGGTCGAGAAGGGCAGCGGCCACGACGTCGGCACGCCGGGCCACGGCAACCTGGTGGTCGCCAACAGCGTCGGCATCCTCGTACGGGGTTCGTCCCACGTGTCCGTCGCCGCCAACACCGTCGGCGTCCTCCCCAGCGGGGCCAGCGCACCCAACCGCAGCCAGGGCGTCAAGGTCGACGGCGGTGCGACCAAGGTGACGATCGGCTCCAAGTCGACCGATGCGATCACCCCCGGCAGCTGCGCCGCGGCGTGCAACATGATCACCGACAACACCGGAGCCGGCGTCGCGATCGAGGGCGACGACGCCACGACCGCCGTCACGGTCCGCGGCAACGTCACCGACAAGAACGGCGGCATCCCGATCGACCTCGGTACCGCCGGCCCGACCCCGAACGACGCCGCCGACGCCGACACCGGCCCCAACGGACTGCTCAACTTCCCGGTCGGCGTCTCCGCGTCGTACGACAAGGTCAAGGCGAAGACGTTCGTCACCGGCGTGCTCACCACCCCCGACCCGAAGGGCGCCGTCGTCGACGTCTACAAGGCGGCGGGCCCAGGACCGGTCAGCGGGTTCGGGACGGCAAAGGAGTGGGTCGGCAAGGCGACCTCCTACCCGACCGCGGCCGGCGCGCACTTCGTGCTCGAGCTGGCCGGCGACCAGACCGCGAACGCCACGTACTCCGCGACGGCGACCACCTCCGACGGCTCCACCTCCGAGGTCTCGATGGTCTGCCTCGACACCGACGGCGACGGCACGCTCGACGACGACGGTGACGCGATCTGCGACAGCTGGGAGACGAGCGGCATCGACTACGACGGCGACCGGGTGGTCGATCTCCCGCTCAACGCCGCGCCGTACAACGCCGACCCGACCAAGCCCGACGTGTTCGTGGACGTCGACTACATGGAGGGCGCGCTGCACAGGGACCGCCCGTCCACGCACGCGCTCGGACGGGTCGTCAAGGCGTACGAGTTCGCGCCGAACAACGGCATCGCGCTACACCTCTCACCGGGTGCCGCCGGGCGCGCGGACGACGCCGTGGAGCACAGCGGCGACATCTTGGTGATGGGGCGTGGGTCAGGCGACGACGACGACTACTGGGACCTCAAGGACGGCACGCCGGGCGACCTCTGCGACGGCGCGTTCGGGACGAAGGCCGACCGCACGGGCCCGCGCTGCCACGCGGTGCTCGGGGCGAAGCGGCTGATCTATCGCTATGCGCTGTTCACCCACCGGTTCGACGAGTCCCCGCGGACCTCCGGCGTCTCGGACCTCGGCGGACAGGACGTCCTCGTCAGCATCGGCAGCTGGGACGACGACGACGTCATCCGCGTCGGCGGGACGCTCAGCCGTTGCGTCACGCTCGAGTGGTGCAAGAGCGAGGTCGAGGCCGGCACCTTCATGCACGAGCTCGGCCACGCCCTGGGACTCGACCACGGCGGCGGTGACGACGTCCAGAACAAGCCCAACTACCTCAGCGTCATGAACTACACCTTCCAGCTCCTCGGCTCGACGCCCGACCGTCCGCTCGACTACTCGCGGTGGAAGCTCCCGACCTTGTTCGAGAACAACCTCGACGAGGCCGCCGGCATCGCGGCGAACGAGTCGGCCGCGACGAAGGCCGAGATCTCCCGGCGCTGGTCGGCCACCGCCTTCAGCTGGTACGACGCCGCGAAGGGCGAGTGCGTCTGGCGCAGCGGGTCGCCGATCTGGGCCATCGACTGGAACCAGGTCGGCGGTGCCGCGCAGACCGGTGTGGCTGCGGGTATCGCCGCCGACGGACGCGGCGGCACGGACTGCCAGACCATCCGATCGATCCCGCTCGCCGGTCACGACGACTGGGCGAACCTCCGGTACGACATGCGCAGCTCGGGCTGGTACCGGACCGAGGGCGTGCCCGCCACGGTCGCCGCGCGTGCCGGAGCTGCTCGGTCGGGGCAGGACGTCGAGGACGCAGCGGCGCTCGCAGCCGCCTCCGACAGCGACGGCGACGGCGTCCCGAACGCGGCCGACGTGTGCGTTCTGAAGGCCGACCCTGCCCAGCACGACCAGGACGCCGACGGCATCGGCGACGCCTGCGTCGACGACATCACCGACCGCGACGTGTCCGTGGGCGTGACCGCGCCGACCGAGCAGCCGCCGGTCGGGTCGACGACGACGGTCCGGGTGACCGCCTCGAACTCCTTCCCGCTCCCGGCGACCGACCTCGAGATCGAGGTACGGCTGCCCGAGGGCCTCGTCCCCGTCTCCGCGACGCCCAGCCACGGCTCGTACGGCGCGGGCTCGGGCACGTGGACGATCCCCTCGCTGGCGAAGCGATCCTCCGCCACGCTCGACCTCGCCGTACGCGTGACGCGTGCCGAGACCGATCTGGACGTCGAGGCCGAGGTCGTCGCGGCCGGTGAGGACGACCGCGACTCTGTGCCCGACAACGGCGACCCGCTCGAGGACGACCTCGCGTCGGTGGCGGTGCGGGCAAAGCTCGTCTACACGCTCGAGCCGCTGCCGAAGGATGTCGTTCTCGCGGTCCGCGACGGCGAGACGATCGCGATGTTGAGCCGTGACAGCACGGACACGCGCCGCATCACGCTCGAGCACGCAGGACGTACGACGACTCTGCCGGTGGCGTCGGACAACCTCGACCTCCTCGGCGTCAATGCCCACGGCGAGATCGTCTACTGGCTGGACCGAGTGTCGTACCTGTGGCGTGACGGCGCGTCCGTACGCCTGCCGGACAACTTCGTGGCTTCGGCGCTCAACGACGCCGGCACCGTCGTCGGCCGGTCGTACAACAAAGCGGCGACCTGGATCGACGGCACGGTCACGCTCCTGCCTGACCTCGATCCGACCCACCCGGCGGCAGGCGGCACGGCGACCGCGATCAACGACGACGGACTGATCGTCGGCTACTCGCTCTCTCGGTTCGGCCGCGAGAACGCCGTCCGCTGGGACACGGGCGGGATCGACTCGCTCGGCATGGACCCCGGCGACGTGTCGATGGCTCTCGACGTCGCGGACAGCGGCGCGATCGCGGGTGAGCTGATGAGCCGCCCGCTGCGGGTCGTGGACGGGAAGCGGACCGTCATCGAGGAGGGACCGGGTAGCGCCGCGTCGGTGAATGCGGTCGGTGACTTCGTCGGGCGCACGCAGGACCTGCGGGCATTCGTCCACACGTCGGGAAAGGCTTGGCGGCTTGAGGCGCTGCTCGCACCCGGTCAGGATTGGTTCCAGCTTCACGGCGCCCTCGATATTGCTGACGACGGGTCGATCCTGGGCGTCGGCGAGTACGGCAGTGAGCTCCGATACTTCATCGCGCATCCCGGGGCAGCCGCACGGACGGCCGGCGTCGTGGCCTCACCGAGCAGCCTGGACGTCGGTGTGGTCGAGGTGGGCAGCAGCTCCGGTCCCGAGGAGGTGACGCTCACGAACGAGTCGTCCGCTGCCGTGGAGGTCGAGTCGCCGCGCATCGAGGGTGCGGCCGCGGCGAACTTCGCGGTCGACGCCGGGACGCTGCCTCGTACGCTCGCGGCCGGCGAGTCGGTCGAGGTGTCGGTCGAGTTCACGCCGACGGTGACAGGCACGCGTACGGCGTCGCTCGTCGTGCCCGCGGCGAGCGGAGACGTGACCGTCCCGCTGCGGGGCGAGGGCGTGGCCGCCGATGACACGGCTCCGAGCATCACGTGCGCGAGACCGTCGGCAGCCTGGTCGCGCACCGACGCCTCGATCTCGTGCTCCGCGACCGACAGCGGCAGCGGGCTCGCGAACGCCGCCGACCGCGCGTTCGTCCTGCGGACCTCGGTCGCGGCCGGCACGGCGACAGCGAACGCTTCGACCGGCACGCGGCGCGTCTGTGACAAGGTCGGCAACTGCGCGACGGCCGGACCCGTACGCGGTCTGCGCATCGACAAGCGGGCGCCGTCCGCGAAGGCCACCCGCACCACCCCGGTGACGCTCGACGGCAAAGCCGTCGTTCGGCTCGCCGGGACCGACGTCGGCTCCGGCGTCGCCTCTTACGACACGCGCGTCCGTACAGTCGCCCGCTCGGGAGCGACGTCGGGCTGGTCCGTGCCGAAGGGCTGGCAGGCGTCGCGGACGACATCGCTGGCCCGCACCGTGGCGGCCGGAACGACGGCGTGCTTCTCGACGCGGTCGCGTGACCGGGCGGGCAACGTGTCCGCGTGGAGCACGCAAGTGTGCATGAGCGCGCCGTACGACGATCGTGCGCTCAAGGCATCAACCGGGTGGAAGCGTACGAAGGGTGCGGCGTACCTGCAGCGCACGATCTCGACGACCACCCGCAAGGGCGCGACGCTCAAGACCGGACGAACTCGCGGAGGGGCGGTCGCGCTGGTCGTCACGCGGTGCAGGGGTTGCGGCACCGTCGACGTGCTCGTCGGCAAGCGCCGGGTCGCGCGCGTCACGCTGAGTGGGCGCGCGACCCGTCACCGCCAGGTGGTCGTGCTCCCGCGGCGTGCGTTCTCGGGGGCGATCACGATCAAGGCGGTGACGAAGGGGAAGCCGGTACGCATCGACGGACTGGCCCTCTTGCCGTAGGGAGGCGCGGATCAACCGGTCAGGATGCCGAGCGCAATCTGCCCCTGTGTCCTCACCGCGACCGGCACGAGGGCCCAGGCGGCGTGTGTGTCGTCGAGGAGTGCCTTGGCTTGGAGAAGTCGTTGGCGATCCTTCTTGGTCAGCTCGTCGGCGAGCGTGAAGGGGTCTTCGACCAGCGAGCACAGGAGCGCCAGGTCTCGGTGGTGACGTTGAGGGTCCGGCAACGTCACGGCTGCTGCTTTCCCGATGATCGCCGCAAGGAGTGTCGGTCGTGGCACCCGGCCGCTTCGGCCATCGTGGACGACCGTCACGATCTCGGTGCGGGCCAGTGCTTGCGTGCCACCGGGAATCTCGACTGTCCGGCCGGGAGGTGTCGTCGTCAGGTTCGCCCGAGCCCCAAGGCCCTCGGGAGCGAGGACGTCGATCACCACCGGACGAGGCTCGGCAGGCCGGATGTAGCGATGGGCCAGACCGTCGGCGCTCGGGGTATCCATCTGGAACTGCAGGCTCTGAAGCGCCTCGACGACCCGAGCGAGTGCGTTGGGGTCGGCGCGGATGTCGGCCACGACGTCGCCATCTTGGCTGATCTGCGGGGGGACCTGACCGTGCTCAAGAGCATGAAGCAACACCATCTGCCCGCCGACCAGTGCCCAAGGGACGCGAATCCGGTCGTGGAGATCGAGGAGCACCCGCCACAGCTCGTCGACCGGAGCCGGCATCGGGGGAAGCGTGATGACAATGCTCATGCGCTCTGCCAGTCCCTAGAGAGCTCGTCCAGTCGCAGCTGGCCAGCCCGGACCGCTCGCGGCTCGGGCGCCTCGAGCAGGTCGGCCGCGAGTGCCGCGTCCGAGATGCCGGCATCCGATGCGAACGGCCACACCCGCTGCGGGATGCGGACGATCAGGTTGGGGGGTTCGAGCGCGCTGGCGTCTCTGAGCGCCAGTGCGCGGCGCACGGCCGACCAATCCTCCTCGGCGATGTAGACCTCGACCTGGCTCTCCAGTGCGACGAGGTCGAAGGCGCGGCGAGCCGCCACGTCCGGCCCCGCGGGATGGACGTCGGGTCGGGCAAGGAGTCGGGGCACGGCGGCCGGGTGGGCGACGGCGCGGACGATGCGGCTGCGACCGCGCAGGATGCTTCGCCACTGATCGGCGTCTGCATCGCTCAGTCGGGACATGTATCCGCGGACCTGGCTGCGCGCCGAGTACGACAGCCACGACGCCTCGCCGCCTTCGAGGAGATCGAGAAGACCCCACGAACGCAGCGGACCGAGCGGGCGTCCTGGGCGACGGCGATGTCCCTGCAGGCGTGCAACGTCCTCGGCCGACACCATCCAGTCACGACCGACCCGACGTCCCACGAGGTCGCCGGCGAGCAGCATCTGGCGCACACGGGCAGGGCTCACGTCGAGGCGCTCTGCCGCTTCGGAGACAACGATCTCCATCGGATCACCACCTTTAGGAAATACTAACGCAAGCGCGATGATTTCCGAAGGTGGCGGGGCGGTGGGGCGGCGTGCAGATCAGCCAGGCCCCTCGCCGGACGACACCTGCTGGGCGAGGTACTGCTGGATGCCGATCCGTTCGATCGCGTCGAGCTGGCTCTCGAACCAGTCGGCGTGCTGCTCCTCGTCGCGGACCATGTCCTCGAAGACGTCAGCGGTGCCGTGGTCGCCGAGGTCGTGGCACTCCTGAGCGCCGGCGTTGAACTGGGCGACGGCAGCCTTCTCGCTGTCGTAGGCGAGCCGGAGCATCTCCTCGGCGGTCTCGCCGACGGTGATCGCGTTCAGCCGCTGGACGTTGGGGTGGCCGTCGTACATCAGGATGCGGTTGATCAGCTCGTCGGCATCCTTCATCTCGTCGATGGACAGGTCGTAGAAGACCTTGCCCAGCTTGCCGAAGCCCCAGTTGTCGAGCATCCGGGCGTGGAGGAAGTACGTGTTGGTGACCGTCAGCTCGAAGGTGAGTGCGTCATTGAGCAGCTCGACGATCCGCGGGCTCTTGGGCTGCACCGTCCACCTCCGGTATGCGACGACTGTGACGTCGATGCTGGCACACCAAAGCCCATCCGGAAAGCCGGATGGTGCGAGGTTCTCGGGTCAGCTTGCCGCGCCGTCGGCCTCCAGGAGCGCGTACTCCTCGCGTTCGTGCCGGCAGACGAGCGCCTTCACGCTGAAGATGCAGGCTCCGCAGTCCTGCGCGGCCCCGGTGGCCCGACAGACCGCGCCGACGGTGCGCGCGCCGGCGGCCACGGCGGCATCCACCGCTTGGTCGCTGACGACCTTGCACTGACAGACGATCACGGCACGCTCCGATAAGAAAGGCCAACCTTAGTTTGCTGAGGTTAACCTAACTCGCCGCTCCTGGGGAAGAGGTATCAGGGTCACCTCTTGACCGGATCACAGCCGCAGGACTAGGTTCGCGGCAGTTGTGAAATTTAGTTCCACCCTGGCACCTCGTTATGGAAACCGTTTTCTCATCACCCAAGCAGGGGAGAAACCATGCGACGTAGGAATGTCCTCGCAGGCATGCTGGGGGTGGCCAGCGTGCCGGTCCTCGGCGGTCCGGCGGCTGCCGCAGCCGCGGCCAATCTAGGAACCAGCGGCCCAGGGAGCAACGGAGGTGGCCCGAAGGTCCGCACCGGCTTCGAGACACTGGCCGCCTCGGGCTATCAAGAGCTGCGCGGACAGCGCGTCGGGATGATCTCCAACCCGACCGGCATCCTGCGCGACCTGACCCATGAGGTCGACGTGCTCGCGGCCAGCCCGGACGTCGACCTTGTCGCGGTCTTCGGGCCCGAGCACGGGTTCCGTGGTGTCTCCCAGGCCGGGGAGGGGCAGGCGTTCTTCATCGACGCCAAGACAGGCCTGCCGGTCTACAACGCGTACAACGACGCCGCCCGGATGTCCGAGCAGTTCGCCGAGGCCGGCATCGACACCGTGGTCTTCGACATCCAGGACGTCGGTGCTCGCTTCTACACCTACATCTGGACGATGTACCTCGCCATGGAGGCGGCCGCGGAGCTCGGCCTGAGGTTCGTCGTCCTCGACCGCCCGAACCCGATCACCGGCGTGCAGGCCGAAGGCCCGGTGCTTCACCCGGAGCACTCCACGTTCGTCGGGCTGAAGCCGATCAGTCAGCAGCACGGCATGACGGTCGGCGAGCTGGCCCAGTACTTCAACGGCGAGTTCCTGCCGCCCGCGATCGGCAAGCAGGTCGACCTCACGGTCGTACCCATGCGGAACTGGTTCCGCGACATGTGGTTCGACGAGACCGGTCTCCCCTGGGTGCTGCCGTCGCCCAACATGCCCACCGTCGACACGGCGACCGTCTACCCCGGTACGGCGTTGTTCGAAGCCACCGCATTGTCGGAGGGGCGCGGCACCACCAGGCCGTTCGAGCTGATCGGCGCGCCGGGCATCGACCACCGCTGGGCGGAAGCGCTCAATGCCCGGGAGCTGCCAGGCGTGCGCTTCCGAGAGGCGTACTTCACGCCGACGATCTCCAAGCAGGCCAACAAGGTCTGCGGCGGCGTCCAGGTGTACGTCGAGGACCGCGACGCCTTCGACGCCATCAAGACAGGGCTCGCCATGATCGTGACGCAGCGTGAGGTGTTCCCCCAGTACCGCTGGCGCAGCCAGGACGTCACGTCGTTCTGGCTCGACAAGCTCACCGGAACCGACCGCGCCCGCCTCGTCATCGACGCCGGCGGGGACGTCGACGAGATCGTCGACGGCTGGCAGGACGATCTCGCCGAGTTCCGCAAGAAGCGCAAGCAGTACCTCATCTACCACCACATCCGCGGCGGCCGGCACTAGGACGGGGAAGACTCATGCGTCGTACGAGCTGGGGAGCAGCACTGGCGGGGGCGGTCGTCATCGGAGCACTCGGGATGCCGGCAGGAGCCGCCGACCCGCAGGGCCCGCAGACCGGACCGCCGACCGTGACCGGGGAGGACGTCAAGTTCTCCCCCGACCGCAAGCTCCGCGCGGGTGATCCGGAGGATGTGGGGCTCCTGCCGGAGCACATCGCCCGGATCATGCCTGATCTGGCGACCTACCTGGAGACCACGCCGGAGAACCCGAACTTCCCCATGTACGCCGGGGCGGTCGCGCTGGTGGCCAAGGACGGCGTCGTCGTCGAGCACGGCGCGGTGGGCGACGCGGTGCGGTACGCGAGGGCCGACGGCACCGAGCTGCCCGAGGACGAGCAGATCCCGGCGACCGAGGACACGCTCTTCGACCTCGCGTCGGTGACGAAGCTGTTCACGGTCGTGGTGATCCTCCAGCTGGTGGACCAGGGCGTTGTCGACCTCGACGCTCCCGCGGCGCAGTACATCCCGGAGTTCGCCCAGAACGGCAAGGAAGCAGTCACGATCCGGCAGCTGCTGACCCACACCTCGGGCCTGCGGAGCTGGGTCAACCTCTACTCGGCGTACCCGACTCCGGAGGCGCGCACCGCGGCCGTCTATGCGCAGACCCTCCTGACCCCGCCGGGCACGGCGTACGTGTATTCCGACCTTGGTCTGATCACCCTGGGCAAGCTCGCTGAACGCGTCACCGGCCAGACCCTCGACCAGCTCGTGGCTGATCGCATCACCGAGCCGCTGGGCATGACCGACACCATGTTCAACCCACCGGAGTCGCTGCTCCACCGTGTCGCGGCGACCGAGGACATGTCGTCGATCGGCCGTGGGATGGTGCACGGTGAGGTGCATGACGAGAATGCCTGGTCTCTGGGCGGCGTCGCGGGACATGCCGGCCTGTTCTCCACCGCGAGCGACCTGGCCGTCTTCAGCCAGATGCTGTTGAACGGCGGTGAGTACGGGAAGGAGAAGATCCTCTCCGAGGACATCATGCGGCAGGCCATCACCGACCAGAACGTCGGCATTCCGCCCGCGATCACGTCCCGCCGAGGACTCGGGTTCGAGCTGAACCAGCCCTTCTACATGGCGTCGCTCGACTCACCCGTGACGTTCGGGCACACTGGGTTCACCGGGACCTCGGTCGTCATCGACCCGCTGTCCAAGTCGATCGTCATCCTGCTCACCAACCGCGTCCATCCCAACCGCGCCTGGGGCTCGAACAACGGTGCCCGGCAGTCCATCGCCCGCAACGTCGGCCGTGCCATCCCGGTGAAGCCGGCCGTGGGTCGTACGGCGTGGTTCTCCGGGCGGCCGGATTCCACGACGCACACGTTGACCGCTCCGCTCACCCGTCCGGCACAGGACGGGTCGCGGCTGGCGTTCCGACTCTGGTACGACACGGAGGCTGACTACGACATCGGGCGACTCGAGGCCTCCACCGACGGCGGGGCGACGTGGCAGCTGGTGCCTCTCGATCTGAAGGCAGGCCACACCCGCTGGTCTACCGACGGCACGTTCTCCGGCTTCGAAGGACGCCAGTGGCTGAAGGCGGACGCAGCTCTGCCCACCGGCGCGACACACCTGCGCTGGAGCTACACCGGCCTCCGCGCCACTCCGTCTCGTGGGAGGGGTGTGTACGTGGACGGTGTGCTCGCCGCCGATCCGGTCGGCGTGTTGTTCAACGGTCAGCGGCCGGCTGACGCCACGCGCTTCGTGGCCGAGGGATGGGCGGAGTCGCGCAACTGACGCGGACGTCAGCCGCGTACGTCTCCGGCGGCGATCTGCCTGAACAGGTCCCACGGGATCTCGTGCACCAAGGCGTCCGCATGCCGATGGACCAGCTCCCACCGGTCGCCCGCACGTCGGAACACGAGCGTGACGCGCAGCGACCAGTCCTGGTCCTCGGACCCGCCGACAACCCCGTGCTGTCGCTCCACCGCGACCAGCACCGCCAGGTTGCCCGACACGTACGACTCGACGACGTCGAGACGCGCTTCTCCCGACTCGAAGAACCGGCTCGTCTCCTCGATCTCCTCGTCCGTCGGCGCGAAGCCCCGCTGGGTCTCGCCTCCGTACGGAGGCATCAGCGTGTAGTCAGCGGGATGGTCGCACCGCAGGGGCTCGTGCGCGGCCGACATTTGTCCTGCCAGTGGCGATTAAGGGAGTCGTGGGTGACGATGCGCTGATGGACGGGTACGACCTCATCGGGGTGCCGTTCGACGGCTACGGACGCCCTGGCAACCAGGCAGCGGCCTCGGAAGCTCTGAGAGCAGCCGGCCTGGGGAACGCATTCGGGACGCATCACGTCGTCGATCACGGGGACCTTGCGCTCCCTGCTCCGGACCCGAGCCGGGGAGCAGCGACGTCGTTGATCAACGAGACAGCCCTCGTCGCGATGGTCGAGCGCCTCGGGGAACCCGTACGCCGGGCGATCGACGAGGGCCGGTTCCCGCTCGTGCACGGCGGAGACTGCACGACACTGCTCGGCAGTGTCCCTGCGCTGCGAGACAGCCTCGGGCCGGTTGG
Above is a genomic segment from Mumia sp. Pv4-285 containing:
- a CDS encoding exo-beta-N-acetylmuramidase NamZ family protein, whose translation is MRRRNVLAGMLGVASVPVLGGPAAAAAAANLGTSGPGSNGGGPKVRTGFETLAASGYQELRGQRVGMISNPTGILRDLTHEVDVLAASPDVDLVAVFGPEHGFRGVSQAGEGQAFFIDAKTGLPVYNAYNDAARMSEQFAEAGIDTVVFDIQDVGARFYTYIWTMYLAMEAAAELGLRFVVLDRPNPITGVQAEGPVLHPEHSTFVGLKPISQQHGMTVGELAQYFNGEFLPPAIGKQVDLTVVPMRNWFRDMWFDETGLPWVLPSPNMPTVDTATVYPGTALFEATALSEGRGTTRPFELIGAPGIDHRWAEALNARELPGVRFREAYFTPTISKQANKVCGGVQVYVEDRDAFDAIKTGLAMIVTQREVFPQYRWRSQDVTSFWLDKLTGTDRARLVIDAGGDVDEIVDGWQDDLAEFRKKRKQYLIYHHIRGGRH
- a CDS encoding serine hydrolase domain-containing protein: MRRTSWGAALAGAVVIGALGMPAGAADPQGPQTGPPTVTGEDVKFSPDRKLRAGDPEDVGLLPEHIARIMPDLATYLETTPENPNFPMYAGAVALVAKDGVVVEHGAVGDAVRYARADGTELPEDEQIPATEDTLFDLASVTKLFTVVVILQLVDQGVVDLDAPAAQYIPEFAQNGKEAVTIRQLLTHTSGLRSWVNLYSAYPTPEARTAAVYAQTLLTPPGTAYVYSDLGLITLGKLAERVTGQTLDQLVADRITEPLGMTDTMFNPPESLLHRVAATEDMSSIGRGMVHGEVHDENAWSLGGVAGHAGLFSTASDLAVFSQMLLNGGEYGKEKILSEDIMRQAITDQNVGIPPAITSRRGLGFELNQPFYMASLDSPVTFGHTGFTGTSVVIDPLSKSIVILLTNRVHPNRAWGSNNGARQSIARNVGRAIPVKPAVGRTAWFSGRPDSTTHTLTAPLTRPAQDGSRLAFRLWYDTEADYDIGRLEASTDGGATWQLVPLDLKAGHTRWSTDGTFSGFEGRQWLKADAALPTGATHLRWSYTGLRATPSRGRGVYVDGVLAADPVGVLFNGQRPADATRFVAEGWAESRN
- a CDS encoding nuclear transport factor 2 family protein, producing MSAAHEPLRCDHPADYTLMPPYGGETQRGFAPTDEEIEETSRFFESGEARLDVVESYVSGNLAVLVAVERQHGVVGGSEDQDWSLRVTLVFRRAGDRWELVHRHADALVHEIPWDLFRQIAAGDVRG